A genomic window from Streptomyces sp. 846.5 includes:
- a CDS encoding ThuA domain-containing protein gives MSPLRRVLLFTRTAGFRHDSIPAGIAALGELAAGQGLELTATEDPEAFTEAELAATGAVVFLSTTGEVLTDAGRRALERFHAAGGGFLGIHSAAGTEYDWPYYGELLGSRFHSHPAPQPAMVTVEDRDHPATAHLPEQWAWTDEWYDFRSPPRAAGVRVLATVDESRYQGGRMGADHPLVWCQEPEGRGRSFYTALGHFDEAYADPAFRAHLLGALLWVCRLKD, from the coding sequence ATGTCGCCCCTCCGCCGCGTCCTGCTGTTCACCCGCACCGCCGGCTTCCGCCACGACTCCATCCCGGCCGGGATCGCCGCGCTCGGTGAGCTGGCCGCCGGGCAGGGGCTGGAGCTGACCGCGACGGAGGACCCGGAAGCCTTCACCGAGGCGGAACTGGCCGCTACCGGAGCCGTGGTCTTCCTCTCGACCACCGGCGAGGTGCTCACCGACGCGGGCCGACGGGCCCTGGAGCGGTTCCACGCGGCCGGAGGCGGCTTCCTCGGCATCCACTCCGCCGCCGGCACCGAGTACGACTGGCCCTACTACGGCGAGCTCCTCGGCTCGCGCTTCCACAGCCACCCGGCGCCGCAGCCCGCGATGGTCACCGTCGAGGACCGGGACCACCCGGCCACCGCGCACCTGCCCGAGCAGTGGGCCTGGACCGACGAGTGGTACGACTTCCGCAGCCCGCCCCGGGCCGCCGGGGTGCGGGTGCTGGCGACGGTCGACGAGAGCCGGTACCAGGGCGGGCGGATGGGGGCGGACCACCCACTGGTCTGGTGCCAGGAGCCCGAGGGACGGGGCCGCAGCTTCTACACCGCCCTCGGCCACTTCGACGAGGCCTATGCCGACCCGGCCTTCCGGGCGCATCTGCTGGGGGCGCTGCTCTGGGTCTGCCGGCTCAAGGACTGA
- a CDS encoding LacI family DNA-binding transcriptional regulator has product MAVTLGQVARHAGVSLATASRALNGSARTVGDGLAARVRASAEELGYLPNAPAQALARASTATIGVLLHDIADPYFGALAKGATDTAADAGLLTMVLNTGGDPEVELRCIRMLHAQRVRAIVLAGSGYTDPAATAAIDAALSLYRAEGGAVTAVTDHGDGYDTVLPDNRGGAAALTRALLGQGYRRLAVIAGPARFRVSAERLAGVTDALAEFGMTLGQILLEQAEFSRAGGREAVGRLLAAAGPNGERPEAVLALSDVCAVGVLAELRERGIDVPGEIAVAGFDDIPLAADLAPALTTVRMPLLQMGAEAVGLALSRQAAARSEPVRMVRLPVEPTLRASTGTP; this is encoded by the coding sequence ATGGCGGTGACTCTGGGCCAGGTGGCCCGCCATGCCGGGGTCTCCCTGGCGACGGCCTCCCGCGCCCTGAACGGCTCCGCCCGCACCGTGGGCGACGGGCTCGCCGCCCGGGTCCGGGCCAGCGCCGAGGAGCTCGGCTACCTCCCCAACGCCCCGGCCCAGGCCCTGGCCAGGGCCAGCACCGCGACCATCGGGGTGCTGCTGCACGACATCGCCGACCCCTACTTCGGCGCACTCGCCAAGGGCGCCACGGACACGGCGGCCGACGCCGGGCTGCTCACCATGGTCCTGAACACCGGGGGCGACCCCGAGGTCGAACTGCGCTGCATCCGGATGCTGCACGCCCAGCGGGTGCGGGCGATCGTGCTGGCCGGCTCCGGCTACACCGACCCCGCCGCCACCGCTGCGATCGACGCGGCGCTGTCGCTCTACCGTGCCGAGGGCGGGGCGGTCACCGCCGTGACCGACCACGGCGACGGGTACGACACCGTCCTGCCCGACAACCGCGGCGGCGCGGCGGCGCTCACCCGGGCACTGCTCGGCCAGGGCTACCGCCGACTGGCCGTGATCGCCGGGCCCGCGCGGTTCCGGGTCTCGGCGGAGCGGCTCGCCGGCGTCACCGACGCGCTGGCGGAGTTCGGCATGACCCTTGGTCAGATCCTGCTGGAGCAGGCCGAGTTCAGCCGAGCCGGAGGCCGGGAGGCGGTCGGCCGACTGCTGGCGGCGGCCGGCCCGAACGGGGAGCGGCCGGAAGCGGTGCTGGCCCTGTCGGACGTCTGCGCCGTCGGCGTCCTCGCGGAGCTGCGCGAGCGCGGGATCGACGTCCCGGGCGAGATCGCCGTCGCCGGATTCGACGACATCCCGCTGGCCGCCGACCTCGCCCCGGCGCTGACCACGGTGCGGATGCCGCTGCTGCAGATGGGCGCCGAGGCGGTCGGCCTGGCCCTGAGCCGCCAGGCCGCGGCCCGGTCCGAGCCGGTGCGGATGGTGCGGCTGCCGGTCGAACCGACCCTGCGGGCGAGCACGGGGACGCCTTGA
- a CDS encoding Gfo/Idh/MocA family oxidoreductase, whose amino-acid sequence MTRRTIGIVMNGVTGRMGYRQHLLRSILAIREQGGLPLDDGTLLWPEPVLVGRSEARLRALAERHGLERWTTSLDEALADPSTEVYFDAQVTPAREKALRTAIAAGKHIYTEKPTAESLEGALDLARLAREAGVRNGVVQDKLFLPGLLKLKRLVDSGFFGRILSVRGEFGYWVFEGDWQSAQRPSWNYRAEDGGGMILDMFPHWRYVLDEIVAPVRSVYAHSSTHIPERHDEQGAAYRATADDAAYGIFELEGGIVAQINSSWAVRVDRDELVEFQVDGTEGSAVAGLRNCRYQHRVGTPKPVWNPDLPATEDFRSQWHQVPDNEVFDNGFKVQWELFLRHVVTGSDYRWDLLEGAKGVQLAELGLRSAREGRRLDVPALEL is encoded by the coding sequence ATGACCCGTAGGACGATCGGCATCGTGATGAACGGCGTGACCGGGAGGATGGGCTACCGGCAGCACCTGTTGCGCTCGATCCTGGCCATCCGGGAGCAGGGCGGCCTGCCGCTCGACGACGGCACCCTGCTGTGGCCCGAGCCGGTGCTGGTCGGTCGCAGCGAGGCCCGGCTGCGGGCCCTCGCCGAGCGCCACGGTCTGGAACGCTGGACCACCTCGCTGGACGAGGCCCTCGCCGACCCGAGCACCGAGGTCTACTTCGACGCGCAGGTCACCCCGGCCAGGGAGAAGGCGCTGCGCACCGCCATCGCCGCCGGAAAGCACATCTACACCGAGAAGCCCACCGCCGAGTCCCTGGAGGGCGCGCTCGACCTGGCCCGGCTGGCCCGCGAGGCCGGGGTCCGCAACGGCGTGGTGCAGGACAAGCTCTTCCTGCCGGGCCTGCTGAAGCTCAAGCGCCTGGTCGACAGCGGCTTCTTCGGCCGGATCCTCTCGGTCCGGGGCGAGTTCGGCTACTGGGTGTTCGAGGGCGACTGGCAGTCGGCCCAGCGCCCGTCCTGGAACTACCGCGCCGAGGACGGCGGCGGCATGATCCTCGACATGTTCCCGCACTGGCGCTATGTGCTGGACGAGATCGTCGCCCCGGTCCGCTCGGTGTACGCGCACAGCAGCACCCACATCCCGGAGCGCCATGACGAGCAGGGCGCCGCCTACCGGGCCACCGCGGACGACGCCGCCTACGGGATCTTCGAGCTGGAGGGCGGGATCGTCGCCCAGATCAACTCCTCGTGGGCGGTCCGGGTGGACCGCGACGAGCTGGTCGAGTTCCAGGTGGACGGGACCGAGGGCAGCGCCGTCGCCGGGCTGCGCAACTGCCGCTACCAGCACCGGGTCGGCACCCCCAAGCCGGTGTGGAACCCCGACCTGCCGGCCACCGAGGACTTCCGCTCGCAGTGGCACCAGGTGCCGGACAACGAGGTGTTCGACAACGGCTTCAAGGTGCAGTGGGAGCTGTTCCTGCGCCATGTCGTCACCGGCTCGGACTACCGCTGGGACCTGCTGGAGGGCGCCAAGGGCGTCCAGCTCGCCGAGCTGGGCCTGCGCTCCGCCCGCGAGGGCCGCCGCCTCGACGTCCCCGCGCTGGAGCTGTGA